Proteins from a single region of Haliaeetus albicilla chromosome Z, bHalAlb1.1, whole genome shotgun sequence:
- the SLC25A51 gene encoding mitochondrial nicotinamide adenine dinucleotide transporter SLC25A51 isoform X1, which produces MMDSEGSAPTNSKEYLSNDITATSGKHYLCGYCAAFTNIAVTFPIQKVLFRQQLYGLKTKDAVHQLQKDGIRNLYRGILPPLMQKTTTLALMFGLYEDFSSLLLSHTSAPELLTRSMAAVLAGTTEAILTPFERVQTLLQDYKHHDKFTNTYQAFKVLKVYGMREYYRGLVPILLRNGPSNALFFGLRGPIKQCLPEATSYSAHLVNDFICGGLLGAMLGFLFFPVNVVKTRMQAQIGGEFQSFSKVFVKIWLERDRKLIHLFRGAHLNYHRSVLSWGIINATYEFLLKLL; this is translated from the coding sequence ATGATGGATTCAGAAGGTTCTGCCCCAACGAATTCAAAGGAATATCTAAGCAATGATATAACGGCTACCTCTGGTAAACATTATCTTTGTGGCTACTGTGCGGCCTTCACAAATATAGCAGTCACTTTTCCCATCCAGAAGGTCCTCTTTCGACAGCAGTTGTACggtttgaaaacaaaagatgcAGTACATCAGCTGCAGAAGGACGGAATTCGAAATCTCTATCGTGGCATTCTTCCCCCATTAATGCAGAAAACGACAACGTTGGCACTAATGTTTGGCTTGTATGAAGatttctcctccctgctccttAGCCACACAAGTGCTCCTGAACTCCTCACTCGCAGCATGGCAGCAGTGCTTGCAGGGACCACAGAAGCTATTCTTACACCTTTTGAGCGAGTTCAGACTTTGCTTCAGGACTACAAACACCACGATAAATTTACAAACACTTACCAGGCTTTCAAGGTACTCAAAGTCTATGGGATGAGAGAATATTACCGGGGATTGGTGCCTATTCTGCTCCGAAATGGACCCAGCAATGCACTCTTCTTTGGCCTACGGGGACCTATCAAACAGTGTCTGCCTGAAGCAACTTCTTACAGCGCTCATTTGGTCAATGACTTCATCTGTGGAGGGCTCTTGGGTGCCATGCTAGGATTCTTGTTTTTCCCAGTGAATGTTGTAAAAACTCGCATGCAAGCTCAAATTGGTGGTGAATTTCAATCCTTCTCAAAAGTTTTCGTGAAGATCTGGCTGGAACGTGATAGAAAACTGATCCACCTTTTCAGAGGAGCCCATCTGAATTACCATCGTTCTGTCCTGTCCTGGGGCATAATCAATGCAACCTACGAATTCTTGCTAAAGCTGTTATGA
- the SLC25A51 gene encoding mitochondrial nicotinamide adenine dinucleotide transporter SLC25A51 isoform X2 has product MLSNKTGGSGGWRLAEGQLFRDCLGISQLVGRRTEIYCSKKNSMMDSEGSAPTNSKEYLSNDITATSGKHYLCGYCAAFTNIAVTFPIQKVLFRQQLYGLKTKDAVHQLQKDGIRNLYRGILPPLMQKTTTLALMFGLYEDFSSLLLSHTSAPELLTRSMAAVLAGTTEAILTPFERVQTLLQDYKHHDKFTNTYQAFKVLKVYGMREYYRGLVPILLRNGPSNALFFGLRGPIKQCLPEATSYSAHLVNDFICGGLLGAMLGFLFFPVNVVKTRMQAQIGGEFQSFSKVFVKIWLERDRKLIHLFRGAHLNYHRSVLSWGIINATYEFLLKLL; this is encoded by the exons atgcttaGCAATAAAACTGGAGGCAGCGGCGGGTGGAGGTTGGCAGAGGGGCAGCTGTTCAGGGACTGcctgggcatcagtcagttggtg GGAAGGAGAACTGAGATATACTGCAGTAAGAAAAACAGTATGATGGATTCAGAAGGTTCTGCCCCAACGAATTCAAAGGAATATCTAAGCAATGATATAACGGCTACCTCTGGTAAACATTATCTTTGTGGCTACTGTGCGGCCTTCACAAATATAGCAGTCACTTTTCCCATCCAGAAGGTCCTCTTTCGACAGCAGTTGTACggtttgaaaacaaaagatgcAGTACATCAGCTGCAGAAGGACGGAATTCGAAATCTCTATCGTGGCATTCTTCCCCCATTAATGCAGAAAACGACAACGTTGGCACTAATGTTTGGCTTGTATGAAGatttctcctccctgctccttAGCCACACAAGTGCTCCTGAACTCCTCACTCGCAGCATGGCAGCAGTGCTTGCAGGGACCACAGAAGCTATTCTTACACCTTTTGAGCGAGTTCAGACTTTGCTTCAGGACTACAAACACCACGATAAATTTACAAACACTTACCAGGCTTTCAAGGTACTCAAAGTCTATGGGATGAGAGAATATTACCGGGGATTGGTGCCTATTCTGCTCCGAAATGGACCCAGCAATGCACTCTTCTTTGGCCTACGGGGACCTATCAAACAGTGTCTGCCTGAAGCAACTTCTTACAGCGCTCATTTGGTCAATGACTTCATCTGTGGAGGGCTCTTGGGTGCCATGCTAGGATTCTTGTTTTTCCCAGTGAATGTTGTAAAAACTCGCATGCAAGCTCAAATTGGTGGTGAATTTCAATCCTTCTCAAAAGTTTTCGTGAAGATCTGGCTGGAACGTGATAGAAAACTGATCCACCTTTTCAGAGGAGCCCATCTGAATTACCATCGTTCTGTCCTGTCCTGGGGCATAATCAATGCAACCTACGAATTCTTGCTAAAGCTGTTATGA